The DNA sequence ATTCCACTGGGAGACCACCAGATCAAGGTTGTCCAGAGTGGAGCCCGGGGTGATATAACCGCCGTAGAGCTGGGTGAAGTTGCTGGGTGTCTGCTCTGCACCCCAGCCGCCGCGTCCTGCGACGATGACATTGGCGGGTTCGATTTCATTCCAGTCCCGCTCAATCTCGCTGGAGAGACGCACCTCAATGGCCATGGTCTCCGCGTTGAACATCGCCAGCACCCAGTGGCCCTCGATATAACGCAGGGACATCTCCCCGGCGCGCACCTGATCACTGAGAATCGGGGTGCCGTGGGTGCCCCAGGTGCCCTGGGAATAGTGCTGCCACTTGCTGCGGTTGTCGATGTCATAGGGGCGGAAGCGGGTGAGGTAGACATCATCGCGGCGTTTGAACTCCGAGGACATCTGGTAGACCCAGTCATTTTCCGCGTCATAGTCCCAGGTGATGAGGTTGGCTTTTCCACCCAGGTAGTTGGCGGGTGTGGTGGACACGCTGCGCCAGCTCTTACCCTGGTCGTCGGATTCCCAGATCTGGGTGTAGAGGACATTGCCCACGCCCTCATTCCACATCGCCTGCATGTAGAGGGTGCCGTTGATGTTGATGATGTCTGAAGGCAGGAGGGTGAGTCCGCGTTCATTGTGGGTGTAGTCGATCAGCTGCTCTACGCGGGAACTGTCGTTGAGGGGGCGTGTGATCACGATGCGGCCCGTGTCGTCCATCTCTGCGATCACACCGATGGGGCTCATCCATTCACCCTGTCCGAAGTTGGCACCGCGGAAGGAATCACCGAAGATGATGGCGAATTCACCACCATCTCCCAGTGCGGTCATGGTGCCCAGATCACCGGTCATCACACCGACGTGATTGGAGATTCCAGGTCCGAGGAGATCGCCGATGAGGTTGACGATCAACCCCTCCGAGATGTCCTCCGCCCATGGGGTGGAGGGAACGGCATTATCTTCCGAGGGCCTGGAAGAACCGGAAGATCCAGAGGATCCTGAAGATCCGGAGGAAAAGTCTGACTGCGCAGACGCGATCGGGGAGGCTGCGGCGCACAGGAGGGTGCCGGTCAGGGCCAGGGCGAGGAGACGGACAGACGGGTGCATGGCTTGTTCTTTTCAACATCAAAGAGGGATATAACGGAACAAGCCGAAACTTTATCAACAGTTGAGGGGGAGTGTAGGCAGGTTCTAATGATCAGACGGATTCAGCATCTGTTCCGCCTGCTGCAAAAGTGCTGTGTTCTCCACCTCACGTGCATAGAGGGCAAACCCCACCGGACTTGCGGAGGCCATTTCCACGCAGTGCTCACGGATCCGTGGCCAGATCTGTCCGCCTCCACGAACATAGGTCTCAAGCAGCAGCTCAAAAGACTCCGGGGTGCCACTAAGCTGCTGCATCATCAGGTCCCGGGCTGGATCACCCACCTGCGCGGTGGTCCAGTCAATGACCCCGGTGATCACCTCATCTTCCACCAGGGTGTGACCTGCATAGATCTCACCGTGGGTGAGCACGCTGTGTCTCGGCCAGTAGGAGTCATCCTCCACCCAGGCCCGCCAGCGGTGAAGGAGTTCATCATCGATGGTGAAATGGGTGGACACTGTGTCCAGGTCCACCTGCCAGGCTTCGCGGACCTGTGCAGGGGTGTGAATGGTGATGCCGGTGGCAGCAACCTCCTCCACGGGAATGGAATGCAGCTGGAGGAGCACACCTGCGAGGGACTCCACATAGTCCGGTGAGGAGACATCAACGTTCCAGATGGGTTCCCCCTCATCGGTCAGTTCTACGCCGGGGATGCCCGGGAGCAGGGGATAGGCGATCAGATCCGGGGTGTGGATCTGCCAGTCAGGTACCTCCACAGATAGATGCCGGGCCACCACCGTGAGGATCTCCGCCTCGGGTGCTGCCCGCTTCATCACCGACAGGTAGCGGGGGATCCGCAACACCCACCTTCGCCCGGCGGTATCTGTCGCCATCACCACCCGGAAATCCATACCCATCTCGATGACGCTCAGAGAGGTGGGATCGAGGTGGAGCTGATGCGCCCGTGCCACATCGAGGACGTCCATGCTCACCAGTCCATGTCCCGGACCTTGAGGTATTCGCTGATGACCGCAGCCCCCAGATCATCCAGGTCCGGGGCGGTGACGCGACCCCCGACGCGGTCAGCGAGCTGGTTGAGGAACATCTCCAAACCCTGATCGTGTCCGAGGCGGAAGAAGGTGGTGCGGGCCCCGCGCCGGGTGATCCTATCCAGCTGGGTGACGGTCTTGCGTAGGGTTTCCGGATGGGTGGGCCAGTTGAACCAGGCCTCACCCCAGTCCTCGAGGTGGGCGGTGGGTTCACCATCGGTGACGATGAGCAGGGTGGGCTGCATGGAGGGATGACGGGCGAAGAAACGTTCCGCCAGCAACAGGGCATGGTGGAGGTTGGTGCCCTGTTCATGAACCGGCGGGAGCGCGGTCAGTTCATCAATATCCATGGTCATGGCCATGCGCCCGAAGGTGATCAAGGCCAGTTCGTCACCCCGGAACCGGGTGGACACCAGGTGGTGTAGGGCTAACGCTGTGCGTTTCATGGGTACCCACCTGCCTTCAGCAGCCATGGAGTAGGAGGTGTCTACCAGCAGCACCACGGCGTTCTGGGTGCGGGCTTCGGTGTCCACGACCTCAACATCACTGATCTCAATCTTTAAGGGGCCCTCCGATCCCGCAGTGCGTTGGAGTGCATTGGTGATGGTGCGGGTGACATCCCAGGACTGGGTATCGCCGAATTCATAGGGGCGGGATGCGCCGGTCTGTTCACCACCCGCGCCGGCAAGGCGGGAGTCGCGGGCACCGGAACGGGAGGAGAGGTGCTGGGCGGCGTCGTCAAGCAGGGTTTTCCCGAGCCGCCTCATCGCCTGCGGTGACAGCCTGAGGGAACCGTCGGGGCTGCGACGCAGCAGACCACTGTCGCGCATGGCTTTATCCAGGCGGGCGAGCATATCTGCGGAGACGGCGGCATCCTCGCCGAGCTGGCGCTTAATCGCATCCAGGTCCACGTCGGTGTGGTCATGGCGGAGTTGTTCCGCCAGCGAATCGAGTTCCGAGAGATCCTGCATGGTCCCGGTGCCGTCACCGAGTCCCATGCCTTCATCACCGGTGAAATCTTCCGACCCGGACCAGTCCAACCCGGGACGCAGATCCTGCAAATTTCCCGCTAGATCTCCGAGCAAACCTTGAAGCTCGGGCGAACCGAACGCCTGGGAGGACAGTTCCATCAGCTCACGACGCTGTTCCTCCGACATGGAATTGAGCATGCGCTGGGCAGCGGCGGAACGCTTGGCCAGGGCATCGATGAGCTCATTGATATCGCGGGGATTCTCCGGGAAGTTATCGCCATGCTTGGCCATGAACTCAGCGAAATCCGTCGGGGTGTCAGTACCGTTGCGGTGCTTGGACAGCAACTCATTGAGGTCGCGCAGCATCTCGGCGATGGCTGCGCGGTCCTCCTCCGTGGCACCCTCCATGGCCTGCTTCATGCCAGCGAACTGCTGATCCAGCATCTCCCGGCCCAGCAGGTCCTTGATCTGCTCGAATTTCTGGCGGGCCTCAGAAGACTGCCAGTCATAGTTGTTCAGCTCAGTCACCGCGGCCGGAGTGGACTGCGGCAGATTATCCAATTGCAGCTCCCGGAAGGCGCGGTCGGTGTCATCCATCACCACATCGCGGGCGAGCTGACCACGTTCAGACAACACCGCCTCATCCAGCAGCTTCTTCACCTCCCGCAGGGTGCCACCGAGGTTGTTGCGCTCCAGTAATTCACGGCGACGCTCCGCAGCACGACGGGCAAGCTCATCAAAACCCTCTCGCCCACCGGCACCGCGGCGCAGATATTCGCGCAGTGCCTGCTCCGGGGAATACCCGGCCATCACATCCTGTGCGATGGCATCGAGGGCCTCGGTGAGATCGACGGGAGGTGCGAGTGGATCAGGCCCACCTGTATAGCGCCCATAACGGGTACGCCGGTAGCTGTGTGACATGGGGGTCAGGTTCCTTATCCGTAGATGGTTTCGCCCTCGCCGGAATCCTTGGCGATCTTCCGGGAGAGATAGAGCCCCTCGAGGGCGAGTTCGATGGCCGCGGCACGGCCACCGTCGTCTTCCGCCCCGAATATGCCTGCGACCTGGTCATAGAGATCGGATTCACCCAGGTCCGGCAACCCAGTCAGGAATTCCGTGGCGGTGACCTGTTCACCCGTGGAGACAGTCACCGAACCATCCAGTGCTGCGATCAACGGGGTGAAATCAACACCCCGCAGATGGGAACGGATGGCCTCCGCGGTGGCGGTGCGCAACAGATACTCCAGAATCTCCCATTCACGGCCCTCCTCCCCGGACTCGAATTCAATCTTGCCCCCGAGGACATCAACGGCGGATTCAAGATCGACCAGGCGGGCCACAGCCTTATCCTCACCACGGATGGTGGCACGGTGCAGGGCGGCGGCCGCAACAGTCTCAGCGCCCGCAATGGCGAAACGTGCAGATACACCGGAGCGTTGGTTCACCGCCGATGATTCACGCAGGGCCCGGGTATAGCGGGCCAGGATCTCCACCAACACCGGTGGGATCTCCGCCACCAGCTCGGCCTCCTGGGTGATCACCGCGATCTCATCATCCAAGGCAACGGGGTAGTGAGTGCGGATCTCTGCACCGAAGCGATCCTTCAGCGGGGTGATGATGCGGCCACGGTTGGTGTAATCCTCCGGGTTGGCCGACGCCACCACCAACACATCCAGGGGGAGTCGCAGCATATAACCACGGATCTGCACATCACGCTCCTCCATAACATTGAGCATGGCCACCTGGATACGCTCCGCCAGATCGGGCAACTCATTGATGGCCACGATGCCACGATTGGACCGCGGGATCAGACCAAAGTGGATGGTCTCTGGATCACCGAGACGGCGACCCTCCGCCACCCGCATCGGATCCACATCACCGATCAGGTCCGCCACCGCAGTATCCGGGGTAGCGAGCTTCTCTGCATAACGCTCATCCCGGTGCACCCACACGATGGGCAGCTCATCGCCGTCCTCGTCAATTCGGCGACGGGTGGCATCAGTGATCGGGGCGAGGGGATCCTCACGAAGATCGGAATCGGCGACGGCGGGCAGCCAGTCGTCGAGAAGCATCGCCAGGGAACGCAGCAACCTGGTCTTGCCCTGGCCGCGCTCACCGAGCAACACAATATCGTGACCGGCGATCAACGCGCGCTCAACCTGCGGGATCACCGTGTGCTGCAAACCGTGCAGGCCCGGCCACGGATCCTCACCCGCAGCCAACCTGGCCAGCAGATTGCCACGGAGCTCCTCCCGCAGCGGGCGGTGCTGATAACCGGTGGCCTTCAACTCACCAAGCGTGGCGGCTGCAGGAGGAGCGGTGTTCACAGGGGTGGTCACTGTCGGGGAATTGTCAGACTGAGGCTTCACACCCATCAGGCTAGCTACGTTTCCCGACCGGCGACAGGGGGGTGGGGAAGTTAGGTAGGCTCCGAACAATGGAGAGAACAATGGAGACCAACCCAGCTGCGTCGACACTCATCCTGCTCATCCGGCACGGTGCCACACCCACCACCGGCCAGGTGCTGCCCGGCCGCGCGCCGGGCCTCCACCTCAGTGATGTGGGGCAAAAGCAGGCCGATGAGGTGGCGCAACGCCTTCACGGACTGCCACTGACCGCGGTGTATACCTCGCCGATGGAGCGGGCCCAGGAAACAGCCGCGCCGACGGCTGCGCACTTCGGTGTGGGACCTCAGGTCACGGATGATCTGATCGAATGCGAATTCGGCGACTGGACAGGCAGCAAGCTCACCGACCTGTATAAACTCCCCGAATGGAAAACCGTGCAGCAGACCCCATCGCAGTTCCGATTCCCCGGAGGAGAAAGCTTCCCGGAGATGCAGCAGCGGATGGCCGACGCCCTCGACCGGATCGCAGCCAGGCATCCAGGGGAGGTGGTGGCCCTGTTCAGCCACGCGGATCCACTCAAGGCAGCGGTGGCACATATCGGTGGCACACCACTGGATTCCTTCCAGCGGATCAGCATTGATACGGCCTCCATCTCTGTGGCGGAATTCAATACTCCACCGCTTCAGCACCGGATGGTGGTGACCAACTCACGGACCGGCTCGCTGAGTTATCTCAGATCAGTGGGGGCAGATCAGGCATTGGGGCCATCCAGGGGTTTAGATGGCACGGGTTTGCATGGCTGAGCACTCAGATGACCAGGTGGTGGGGTTGCTCCCGCCCTTTGAGAAGGAACTGGAGATCCTGCGGCAGGGGGACCTGACGGTGGTGACCCAGCTGGTGGAATCAAGCAACGTTGGTTTTGTGGTGGATTCGAGCCTGGGGGAAGAGTACGGCTGGGCGGTGTACAAACCGCTGCTGGGGGAGAAGCCCCTCTATGATTTCCCACCGGGGCTGCACACACGGGAGGAGGCTGCTTTCCTGCTGAGTGAATTCCTGGGCTGGCATCTGGTGCCGCCGACCGTGACCAGGGAGGATGCGCCCTTCGGTGTGGGTTCCCTGCAGTGGTTCATCCACAATGATGGTGATCATTATTTCCCATTGTTGGAAACGCGGGAGGATCTGCATGATCAGTTTCTCCGCATGGCGGTGTTTGATCTGCTCACCAACAACACTGATCGGAAATCCGGGCATGTTCTGCTGGGGGAGAGGGACCGCATCTGGGGCATTGACCACGGGTTGTGTTTTAGTGTCGAACCGAAGCTCCGCACCGTGATCTGGGATTTCGCCGGTGAACCCATCCCACAGGAGCTGGTGCGGGCGGTGGTGCCACTCATCCATGAGGTGCCAGACAGTATCGCCAGCCTTTTGTTTCCTGAGGAGGTGGAGGCGCTTCAGGCGCGAGCCTCGCGGGTGGTGCGTATGCCTTTTCTTCCTCATCCCCGGTCCCATTATCAATTCCCATGGCCGTTGGTATGAGTGCGGCCGAGGCGGACCGGCGATTCCTCAAAGCCAGTCCCGAGGACACGGCAGCAGCACAGAACGTGTACCGGCGGATCATCGATCACCTGGGAGCCACCATTGATTATCCGCGGTGGCATCAGGTGGGACACCCGGCACCGGATCTGATCGCGTCCTGGATCAATGCCGGTGAGTTGTATCTGGTGTGGGAGGACGGCGAGATTGCAGGTGTGGTGGCGCTTAATCATGAGGCCGTGAGCGCCTATAAAGAGGTCGATTGGGCGGTGGAGGCGGCCCCTGAACAGGCCCTTGTTGTTCACGCGTTGGGGGTGGTGCCGGATCAGCAGGGTCGTGGCATCGCCCGTTTTATTCTGGATTCCACGATCGCACTGGCCAAGCACCGGGGCATGCGTGCGGTCCGGTTGGATGTCTATGTGGACAACACCCCGGCGTTGGAGCTCTATTCGCGTTATGGATTCACCGATCTGGGTTGTCATACCGTGGACTATGGCAACTATGACCTGACCCAGTTTCACCTGTTCGAGTATGTGCTCTGACAGCGATCCCACGGGCACAGGCCACCGGCGTAGGCGACTCCGATTCCGTGATTGAACGTATGATGGCGCACAAATCTCGGAAGGCACTCAACCGGACACCG is a window from the Corynebacterium faecale genome containing:
- a CDS encoding macrolide 2'-phosphotransferase codes for the protein MDVLDVARAHQLHLDPTSLSVIEMGMDFRVVMATDTAGRRWVLRIPRYLSVMKRAAPEAEILTVVARHLSVEVPDWQIHTPDLIAYPLLPGIPGVELTDEGEPIWNVDVSSPDYVESLAGVLLQLHSIPVEEVAATGITIHTPAQVREAWQVDLDTVSTHFTIDDELLHRWRAWVEDDSYWPRHSVLTHGEIYAGHTLVEDEVITGVIDWTTAQVGDPARDLMMQQLSGTPESFELLLETYVRGGGQIWPRIREHCVEMASASPVGFALYAREVENTALLQQAEQMLNPSDH
- a CDS encoding histidine phosphatase family protein; its protein translation is METNPAASTLILLIRHGATPTTGQVLPGRAPGLHLSDVGQKQADEVAQRLHGLPLTAVYTSPMERAQETAAPTAAHFGVGPQVTDDLIECEFGDWTGSKLTDLYKLPEWKTVQQTPSQFRFPGGESFPEMQQRMADALDRIAARHPGEVVALFSHADPLKAAVAHIGGTPLDSFQRISIDTASISVAEFNTPPLQHRMVVTNSRTGSLSYLRSVGADQALGPSRGLDGTGLHG
- a CDS encoding sigma 54-interacting transcriptional regulator, yielding MGVKPQSDNSPTVTTPVNTAPPAAATLGELKATGYQHRPLREELRGNLLARLAAGEDPWPGLHGLQHTVIPQVERALIAGHDIVLLGERGQGKTRLLRSLAMLLDDWLPAVADSDLREDPLAPITDATRRRIDEDGDELPIVWVHRDERYAEKLATPDTAVADLIGDVDPMRVAEGRRLGDPETIHFGLIPRSNRGIVAINELPDLAERIQVAMLNVMEERDVQIRGYMLRLPLDVLVVASANPEDYTNRGRIITPLKDRFGAEIRTHYPVALDDEIAVITQEAELVAEIPPVLVEILARYTRALRESSAVNQRSGVSARFAIAGAETVAAAALHRATIRGEDKAVARLVDLESAVDVLGGKIEFESGEEGREWEILEYLLRTATAEAIRSHLRGVDFTPLIAALDGSVTVSTGEQVTATEFLTGLPDLGESDLYDQVAGIFGAEDDGGRAAAIELALEGLYLSRKIAKDSGEGETIYG
- a CDS encoding GNAT family N-acetyltransferase, producing MAVGMSAAEADRRFLKASPEDTAAAQNVYRRIIDHLGATIDYPRWHQVGHPAPDLIASWINAGELYLVWEDGEIAGVVALNHEAVSAYKEVDWAVEAAPEQALVVHALGVVPDQQGRGIARFILDSTIALAKHRGMRAVRLDVYVDNTPALELYSRYGFTDLGCHTVDYGNYDLTQFHLFEYVL
- a CDS encoding SCO1664 family protein, with amino-acid sequence MAEHSDDQVVGLLPPFEKELEILRQGDLTVVTQLVESSNVGFVVDSSLGEEYGWAVYKPLLGEKPLYDFPPGLHTREEAAFLLSEFLGWHLVPPTVTREDAPFGVGSLQWFIHNDGDHYFPLLETREDLHDQFLRMAVFDLLTNNTDRKSGHVLLGERDRIWGIDHGLCFSVEPKLRTVIWDFAGEPIPQELVRAVVPLIHEVPDSIASLLFPEEVEALQARASRVVRMPFLPHPRSHYQFPWPLV
- a CDS encoding vWA domain-containing protein, whose amino-acid sequence is MSHSYRRTRYGRYTGGPDPLAPPVDLTEALDAIAQDVMAGYSPEQALREYLRRGAGGREGFDELARRAAERRRELLERNNLGGTLREVKKLLDEAVLSERGQLARDVVMDDTDRAFRELQLDNLPQSTPAAVTELNNYDWQSSEARQKFEQIKDLLGREMLDQQFAGMKQAMEGATEEDRAAIAEMLRDLNELLSKHRNGTDTPTDFAEFMAKHGDNFPENPRDINELIDALAKRSAAAQRMLNSMSEEQRRELMELSSQAFGSPELQGLLGDLAGNLQDLRPGLDWSGSEDFTGDEGMGLGDGTGTMQDLSELDSLAEQLRHDHTDVDLDAIKRQLGEDAAVSADMLARLDKAMRDSGLLRRSPDGSLRLSPQAMRRLGKTLLDDAAQHLSSRSGARDSRLAGAGGEQTGASRPYEFGDTQSWDVTRTITNALQRTAGSEGPLKIEISDVEVVDTEARTQNAVVLLVDTSYSMAAEGRWVPMKRTALALHHLVSTRFRGDELALITFGRMAMTMDIDELTALPPVHEQGTNLHHALLLAERFFARHPSMQPTLLIVTDGEPTAHLEDWGEAWFNWPTHPETLRKTVTQLDRITRRGARTTFFRLGHDQGLEMFLNQLADRVGGRVTAPDLDDLGAAVISEYLKVRDMDW
- a CDS encoding DUF4185 domain-containing protein yields the protein MHPSVRLLALALTGTLLCAAASPIASAQSDFSSGSSGSSGSSGSSRPSEDNAVPSTPWAEDISEGLIVNLIGDLLGPGISNHVGVMTGDLGTMTALGDGGEFAIIFGDSFRGANFGQGEWMSPIGVIAEMDDTGRIVITRPLNDSSRVEQLIDYTHNERGLTLLPSDIININGTLYMQAMWNEGVGNVLYTQIWESDDQGKSWRSVSTTPANYLGGKANLITWDYDAENDWVYQMSSEFKRRDDVYLTRFRPYDIDNRSKWQHYSQGTWGTHGTPILSDQVRAGEMSLRYIEGHWVLAMFNAETMAIEVRLSSEIERDWNEIEPANVIVAGRGGWGAEQTPSNFTQLYGGYITPGSTLDNLDLVVSQWNTSNNSRYMSTQFNVQGLDAFFGIDSTTDSTARTMMRTMDTNIGNQDVIQVERVAVDPAPEVEMLESLTDLTIVPLD